From Roseisolibacter agri, a single genomic window includes:
- a CDS encoding heparinase II/III domain-containing protein: MPLLIPEDALDARRAAATGPLAPLAASLAADLERVLAAAPEPDARKARLSRAGGRCPNDGALLAFDPFSPRVHRCPRCGAAWRDEAHDRWWSMWHQLWLAERAVHAAVLHLLVGAPRLAAFAAHVLDAYADRYLEYPNRDNVLGPSRPFFSTYLESIWLLQLCVALDALESAEGARVHALGARLRERVIAPSRALVAGYPEPGSNRQVWNAAALLASSLLLGDRDAAEHALDGPTGVLAQLRDGLLADGTWYEGENYHQFAHRGLWYGVALAEAARMPVPAPLLARFAEGFAAPFLVAMPDFTLPSRRDSQYAISLRQWRYAESCELGLARGDDPRLAAALGRLYDDADMPRRDTGRWRSAAESERNEPATALSRADLGWRALLHARPERPAAAAWAPGTVHLPAQGLAVFRRDAGRLWVAVDYGHAGGGHGHPDRLNLLVADRATRWLDDMGTGTYVERALHWYRSTLAHQAPLVDGASQPRGDGVLLGLADDGTLSGIAAAARVAPGVIGARTVVVDEACVVDRLAWSADDVVTLDLPYHVDGECMLPWEPGIVIGAGELEDGFDFVEGAERATMPAGAAVRLALRAPDGGASHAALWLVAPDGAELWRATAPGAPGAGPRRFHVVRRRAAEGALLAVVDPRGVVADVARSDDKALVVTRRDGRVTEHRPPAAGDADGEWEVRVRDRAGDETRHRLALPTRFPPDVGLVPQPTVHAAMEGPIVLGAGDAWRTSLDEAHYRRSEESWSEAGRPTGTVCLSADADALHVELTVALGRPPAFVPAGTDNPLDNERAEVNGDGVQLHLATPALHAAGTLAGWLLVPDRDGTVRAIPTTPAAASIPVDARWTPGDAGYALAIAVPRAALALDDADDAGRTVRVDVLVNEMPAGRERRRGQLVLSGAAGGFVYLQGDRHVAARCLPVVLPPPSAR; this comes from the coding sequence ATGCCGCTGCTGATCCCGGAGGATGCGCTCGACGCACGCCGCGCGGCGGCGACCGGGCCACTGGCGCCGCTGGCGGCCTCGCTGGCGGCGGACCTCGAGCGCGTGCTCGCCGCCGCGCCCGAGCCGGACGCGCGCAAGGCGCGGCTCTCGCGCGCCGGTGGCCGCTGCCCGAACGACGGCGCGCTGCTCGCCTTCGATCCGTTCTCGCCGCGTGTGCACCGCTGCCCGCGCTGCGGCGCCGCGTGGCGGGACGAGGCGCACGACCGCTGGTGGAGCATGTGGCACCAGCTCTGGCTGGCGGAGCGCGCGGTGCACGCGGCGGTGCTGCACCTGCTGGTGGGCGCGCCGCGCCTGGCCGCGTTCGCGGCGCACGTGCTCGACGCCTACGCCGACCGCTACCTCGAGTATCCCAACCGCGACAACGTCCTCGGACCCAGCCGCCCGTTCTTCAGCACGTACCTGGAGTCGATCTGGCTGCTGCAGCTGTGCGTCGCGCTCGATGCGCTGGAGAGCGCGGAGGGGGCGCGCGTGCACGCGCTGGGCGCGCGGCTGCGCGAGCGCGTGATCGCGCCGAGCCGCGCGCTCGTCGCGGGCTACCCCGAGCCGGGCTCCAACCGGCAGGTCTGGAACGCCGCCGCGCTCCTCGCGTCCTCGCTGCTGCTCGGCGACCGCGACGCGGCCGAGCACGCGCTCGACGGACCGACGGGCGTGCTCGCGCAGCTGCGCGACGGTCTCCTCGCCGACGGCACCTGGTACGAGGGGGAGAACTACCACCAGTTCGCGCACCGCGGCCTCTGGTACGGCGTCGCGCTCGCGGAGGCCGCGCGCATGCCCGTGCCCGCGCCGCTGCTCGCGCGCTTCGCCGAGGGCTTCGCCGCGCCGTTCCTGGTCGCGATGCCGGACTTCACGCTGCCGTCGCGGCGCGACTCGCAGTACGCGATCTCGCTGCGGCAGTGGCGCTACGCGGAGTCGTGCGAGCTGGGCCTCGCGCGTGGGGACGACCCGCGCCTCGCCGCCGCGCTCGGCCGCCTCTACGACGACGCGGACATGCCGCGGCGCGACACCGGCCGCTGGCGCTCGGCCGCCGAGAGCGAGCGCAACGAGCCCGCGACCGCGCTGTCGCGCGCGGACCTGGGATGGCGCGCGCTGCTGCACGCGCGCCCCGAGCGTCCCGCGGCCGCGGCGTGGGCGCCGGGCACGGTGCACCTGCCCGCGCAGGGGCTGGCCGTCTTCCGGCGTGACGCGGGACGGCTCTGGGTCGCAGTGGACTATGGACACGCGGGCGGCGGGCACGGACACCCCGACCGCCTGAACCTGCTCGTCGCCGACCGCGCGACGCGCTGGCTGGACGACATGGGGACGGGCACGTATGTCGAGCGCGCGCTGCACTGGTATCGCAGCACGCTCGCGCACCAGGCGCCGCTGGTGGACGGAGCCTCGCAGCCGCGCGGCGACGGCGTCCTGCTGGGGCTCGCGGACGACGGGACGCTGTCGGGGATCGCGGCAGCGGCGCGCGTCGCGCCGGGCGTCATCGGAGCGCGCACCGTCGTCGTCGACGAGGCGTGCGTCGTCGACCGGCTGGCGTGGTCCGCGGATGACGTCGTGACGCTCGACCTGCCGTACCACGTGGACGGCGAGTGCATGCTGCCGTGGGAGCCCGGGATCGTCATCGGCGCGGGTGAGCTGGAGGACGGCTTCGACTTCGTGGAGGGCGCCGAGCGGGCGACGATGCCGGCGGGTGCCGCTGTGCGACTCGCGCTCCGCGCTCCCGACGGCGGGGCGTCGCATGCGGCGCTCTGGCTCGTTGCGCCCGACGGCGCGGAGCTGTGGCGCGCGACGGCGCCGGGCGCGCCGGGTGCGGGTCCGCGCCGCTTCCATGTCGTGCGGCGTCGCGCGGCGGAGGGCGCGCTGCTCGCCGTCGTCGATCCACGTGGCGTCGTCGCGGATGTCGCGCGGTCGGATGACAAGGCGCTCGTCGTGACCCGCCGCGACGGCCGCGTGACCGAGCACCGGCCGCCCGCGGCCGGTGACGCCGATGGCGAGTGGGAGGTGCGCGTCCGCGATCGCGCTGGAGACGAGACGCGCCATCGGCTCGCGCTGCCCACGCGATTCCCGCCCGATGTGGGTCTGGTGCCGCAGCCGACCGTGCACGCCGCGATGGAGGGGCCCATCGTCCTCGGCGCCGGCGACGCGTGGCGCACGAGCCTCGACGAGGCGCACTACCGCCGCTCGGAGGAGTCGTGGTCCGAGGCGGGACGGCCCACGGGCACCGTCTGTCTCAGCGCCGATGCGGACGCGCTGCACGTGGAGCTCACCGTCGCGCTGGGGCGTCCGCCCGCGTTCGTACCCGCGGGGACCGACAACCCGCTCGACAACGAGCGGGCCGAGGTGAACGGCGACGGCGTGCAGCTGCACCTCGCGACGCCGGCGCTCCACGCGGCCGGCACGCTCGCGGGCTGGCTGCTGGTGCCCGACCGCGACGGCACGGTGCGCGCGATCCCCACGACACCCGCCGCGGCGTCGATCCCCGTCGACGCACGGTGGACGCCCGGCGACGCTGGCTACGCGCTGGCGATCGCGGTCCCGCGCGCGGCGCTCGCGCTCGACGACGCGGACGACGCCGGACGCACGGTGCGCGTGGACGTGCTCGTGAACGAGATGCCCGCGGGGCGCGAGCGGCGGCGCGGACAGCTCGTGCTCAGCGGCGCGGCGGGTGGGTTCGTGTATCTTCAGGGCGACCGGCACGTCGCCGCGCGCTGCCTGCCGGTCGTCCTGCCGCCACCGTCCGCCCGCTGA
- a CDS encoding peptide ABC transporter substrate-binding protein yields the protein MIAPGRRFATGAALGALLVAPSCAPAPRPADVAVYASGADLESPNPLVTVHPLSRQLQRHALLVTLVRWDSTLTPEPYYARRWAWGDGGRTLTMWLEPTLRWHDGTPTTAHDAAFTLTLARDPSVGFARAADLTSLEGVQATDDTTLVLRFATPQPSLPGVLCELPLVPRHLLAREPRAALRQASFERTPVGNGPFRFVSRTPNARWVLERNASFPASMGGAPRMRRLVVAVVDEPTTKFAGLVSGELDVAGVAPTMAALVARDPALRVVSYPVTFSTALVFNATRPPFDDVRVRQALSLALDRKRIVAAALAGYATPATSAVPPDNPLALPIAGATDGPQAARADSLLDAAGWKRGSDGRRARGGRPLQVELLTVGSGDNAVEQLVQADLAARGVRLEIRTRELGAFLAAARAPRKSYDLLLTGVPGDLALSHLAAMFATSAGGGALDYAGFHRPALDAAFARAARAATSEERVAAWRDAQRILAAEAPVAWLYHSRGVQGVARSLAGVTMDLRGELATVSRWHRVAR from the coding sequence ATGATCGCACCGGGACGCAGGTTCGCGACAGGTGCGGCGCTCGGCGCGCTGCTCGTGGCGCCGTCGTGCGCGCCCGCGCCGCGCCCCGCGGACGTCGCGGTGTACGCGTCGGGCGCCGACCTCGAGTCGCCGAACCCGCTCGTCACCGTGCACCCGCTCTCGCGGCAGCTGCAGCGGCACGCGCTGCTGGTGACGCTGGTGCGGTGGGACTCGACGCTGACGCCCGAGCCGTACTACGCGCGCCGCTGGGCGTGGGGCGACGGCGGCCGCACGCTGACCATGTGGCTGGAGCCGACGCTGCGCTGGCACGACGGCACGCCGACCACCGCGCACGACGCGGCCTTCACGCTGACGCTCGCGCGCGATCCGTCCGTCGGCTTCGCGCGCGCCGCGGACCTGACGTCGCTGGAGGGGGTTCAGGCGACGGACGACACGACGCTGGTGCTGCGCTTCGCGACACCGCAGCCATCGCTCCCGGGCGTGCTGTGCGAGCTGCCGCTGGTGCCGCGGCACCTGCTGGCGCGCGAGCCGCGCGCCGCGCTGCGGCAGGCGTCGTTCGAGCGGACGCCGGTGGGCAACGGGCCGTTCCGCTTCGTGTCGCGCACGCCCAACGCGCGCTGGGTGCTGGAGCGCAATGCGAGCTTCCCGGCAAGCATGGGGGGCGCGCCGCGCATGCGGCGTCTGGTGGTCGCGGTGGTCGACGAGCCGACGACCAAGTTCGCGGGGCTCGTGAGCGGCGAGCTCGATGTCGCCGGCGTCGCGCCGACGATGGCGGCGCTGGTGGCGCGCGATCCGGCGCTGCGCGTCGTGTCGTATCCGGTGACCTTCTCGACCGCGCTCGTGTTCAACGCGACGCGCCCGCCGTTCGACGACGTGCGCGTGCGCCAGGCGCTGTCGCTCGCGCTCGACCGCAAGCGCATCGTCGCGGCGGCACTCGCGGGCTACGCCACCCCCGCCACCAGCGCGGTGCCGCCGGACAACCCGTTGGCGCTGCCGATCGCGGGCGCGACCGACGGGCCGCAGGCGGCGCGCGCCGACTCGCTGCTCGACGCCGCCGGTTGGAAGCGCGGGAGCGACGGGCGTCGCGCGCGCGGCGGTCGTCCACTGCAGGTCGAGCTGCTGACCGTCGGCTCGGGCGACAACGCGGTCGAGCAGCTGGTGCAGGCCGACCTCGCCGCGCGCGGCGTGCGCCTGGAGATCCGCACGCGCGAGCTGGGTGCCTTCCTCGCCGCCGCGCGCGCGCCGCGGAAGTCGTACGACCTGCTGCTGACCGGCGTTCCGGGCGACCTCGCGCTGTCGCACCTCGCGGCGATGTTCGCCACGTCGGCCGGTGGCGGCGCGCTGGACTACGCGGGCTTCCATCGGCCCGCGCTCGACGCCGCGTTCGCGCGCGCGGCGCGGGCCGCGACCTCCGAGGAGCGTGTGGCCGCGTGGCGGGACGCGCAGCGCATCCTCGCGGCCGAGGCGCCGGTCGCGTGGCTCTACCACTCGCGCGGAGTGCAGGGGGTGGCACGCTCGCTCGCCGGCGTGACGATGGACCTGCGCGGAGAGCTGGCGACCGTGTCGCGCTGGCACCGCGTCGCGCGCTGA
- a CDS encoding ABC transporter permease gives MPALLRRLGAAAALLWLVVSLTFVLVRAAPGDPAALLLPPTADAADAARLRATLGLDRPLAVQYGRWLGATLRGDLGTSFAQGRPVATVLAEALPPSLALGAASLALSYVLGVGIGTLQAVVRARGDRRGRRTDAAITVATTAVYAAPSFWLALGAIALFTAGAARWGFPAWLRLPAFGLADPAGQLTGWDAIVDRVRHAVLPVGVLAAVGAAGVARYARSAVADALAGDFVRTAQAKGLAPRAVFGRHALAVALPPLVVLLALSLPGIVAGSVFVESVFAWPGMGRAMVQAIAARDYPVVLGATVLYAALTLAANLAADLALPRLDPRRR, from the coding sequence GTGCCTGCCCTGCTCCGCCGTCTCGGCGCCGCCGCCGCGCTGCTCTGGCTCGTCGTCTCGCTCACGTTCGTGCTGGTGCGCGCCGCGCCGGGCGACCCGGCCGCGCTGCTGCTCCCCCCGACCGCCGACGCCGCGGACGCGGCGCGGCTGCGGGCGACGCTCGGCCTCGACCGCCCGCTCGCCGTGCAATATGGCCGCTGGCTCGGCGCGACGCTGCGCGGCGACCTGGGGACCAGCTTCGCGCAGGGCCGGCCCGTGGCGACCGTGCTGGCCGAGGCGCTGCCGCCGTCGCTGGCGCTGGGGGCGGCGTCGCTGGCGCTGAGCTACGTGCTCGGCGTGGGGATCGGGACGCTGCAGGCCGTGGTGCGGGCGCGCGGCGACCGGCGCGGCCGCCGCACCGACGCCGCGATCACCGTCGCCACGACCGCCGTCTACGCCGCGCCCAGCTTCTGGCTCGCGCTCGGCGCCATCGCGCTGTTCACCGCCGGTGCGGCGCGCTGGGGGTTCCCCGCTTGGCTGCGGCTCCCGGCGTTCGGGCTCGCGGATCCGGCGGGGCAGCTCACGGGGTGGGACGCAATCGTCGATCGCGTGCGGCACGCGGTGCTGCCGGTCGGCGTGCTCGCGGCGGTCGGCGCGGCGGGCGTCGCGCGCTACGCACGGTCGGCGGTCGCGGACGCGCTCGCGGGCGACTTCGTCCGGACCGCGCAGGCCAAGGGCCTCGCGCCGCGCGCGGTGTTCGGCCGGCACGCGCTCGCCGTCGCGCTGCCGCCGCTCGTCGTGCTGCTCGCGCTCTCGCTGCCGGGCATCGTCGCCGGCTCGGTGTTCGTCGAGAGCGTGTTCGCGTGGCCGGGGATGGGCCGCGCGATGGTCCAGGCGATCGCCGCGCGCGACTACCCGGTGGTGCTCGGCGCGACGGTGCTGTACGCGGCGCTGACGCTCGCGGCCAACCTCGCGGCCGACCTCGCGCTGCCACGCCTCGACCCGCGGCGCCGATGA
- a CDS encoding ABC transporter permease, whose product MSVLGARGVRGPLLFLAALTVAAVVGPALWSADPSAIGDVLATRLLPPGATDAGGAWHPLGTDRFGRDLLARTLVAARLSLAVGVAGSVLSGALGTALGAWAAWRGGVTDLAVTALADALLAVPRIVLLLVVAALWGPGAVTTVAVLAVTGWMGVARLVRAEVLGVRRRDFVDGARALGATDARLLWRHVVPNALGAALVATSLGVGNAILLESGLSFLGLGIQPPAPSWGNLIAGGRELIITAPWVALVPGLALVATVLACTRLGDAVRDRLAGETAGVRLPVERA is encoded by the coding sequence ATGAGCGTCCTCGGTGCGCGCGGCGTGCGCGGGCCGCTGCTCTTCCTCGCCGCGCTCACCGTCGCGGCGGTGGTCGGACCGGCGCTCTGGTCGGCCGATCCGTCCGCGATCGGCGACGTGCTGGCGACGCGGCTGCTGCCGCCCGGCGCGACCGACGCCGGCGGCGCCTGGCATCCGCTCGGCACCGACCGCTTCGGGCGCGACCTGCTCGCCCGCACGCTGGTGGCGGCGCGGCTGTCGCTCGCCGTCGGCGTCGCGGGCTCGGTGCTCTCGGGCGCGCTGGGCACCGCACTCGGCGCGTGGGCGGCGTGGCGCGGCGGCGTGACGGATCTCGCGGTCACCGCGCTCGCCGACGCGCTGCTCGCCGTCCCGCGCATCGTGCTGCTGCTGGTCGTCGCCGCGCTCTGGGGCCCCGGGGCCGTCACGACCGTCGCGGTGCTCGCGGTCACCGGCTGGATGGGCGTCGCGCGGCTGGTGCGGGCCGAGGTGCTGGGCGTGCGCCGCAGGGATTTCGTGGACGGCGCGCGCGCGCTCGGCGCGACGGACGCGCGGCTCCTCTGGCGTCACGTCGTCCCGAACGCGCTCGGCGCCGCGCTGGTCGCGACCTCGCTCGGCGTCGGCAACGCGATCCTGCTGGAGAGCGGCCTGTCGTTCCTGGGCCTCGGCATCCAGCCGCCCGCGCCGAGCTGGGGGAACCTGATCGCGGGCGGCCGGGAGCTGATCATCACCGCGCCATGGGTAGCGCTCGTGCCGGGGCTCGCGCTCGTCGCCACGGTGCTCGCGTGCACGCGCCTGGGCGACGCGGTGCGCGATCGGCTGGCCGGCGAGACGGCGGGCGTGCGGCTCCCGGTCGAACGCGCCTGA
- a CDS encoding cupin domain-containing protein, with protein sequence MTSTATIAHPLVRAPGAPGLLPHVGVAVNILVRASDTDGAWSMLDYTMPARFAGPPAHRHAHTTETFYCVAGEVTLTLDGRPIRLRAGEAAVVPPGVAHAFANASDAPATMLVHLTPGGFEGYFDDLAALLRASEVWPPADPSSVGRLAAPYDIQPAA encoded by the coding sequence ATGACCTCCACTGCCACCATCGCCCATCCGCTCGTCCGCGCGCCCGGCGCGCCGGGACTCCTGCCGCACGTCGGCGTCGCCGTCAACATCCTCGTCCGCGCGTCCGACACGGACGGCGCGTGGTCGATGCTCGACTACACGATGCCGGCGCGCTTCGCCGGCCCGCCCGCGCACCGTCACGCGCACACCACCGAGACCTTCTACTGCGTCGCGGGCGAGGTCACGCTGACCCTCGACGGACGTCCGATCCGGCTGCGCGCCGGCGAGGCGGCCGTCGTTCCACCGGGCGTGGCGCACGCGTTCGCGAACGCCTCCGACGCGCCGGCCACGATGCTCGTGCATCTGACGCCGGGCGGCTTCGAGGGGTACTTCGACGACCTGGCGGCGCTGCTGCGCGCGAGCGAGGTGTGGCCGCCGGCCGATCCGTCGTCGGTCGGACGTCTGGCGGCGCCGTACGACATCCAGCCGGCCGCCTGA
- a CDS encoding LysR substrate-binding domain-containing protein, whose amino-acid sequence MELRHLRYFVAVADDGNIGRAAVRLRVAQSALSRQLQDLEREIGARLLDRLSRGVRLTEAGRVFAEHARRTLDAADEAVRAARAAADGEAGTLRVAPPDFGTRAALAADALARLRALRPKLQVELVAVPWPEHVEHLLARRIDVGFGIAGSTAEYSAGVHADHVDDEPLAWALLAAHHPLAARETLSLAELADVPMVLSDRAAIPGMHDRILAAVRSGGIEPRVVPAPPSFASVAQLVAVGAGWCAVVDSGALPPPPGTVAVRVPELAAACVLQLHVLRRADDVVGPAATFADCLLAARAG is encoded by the coding sequence ATGGAGCTCCGCCACCTGCGCTACTTCGTCGCCGTCGCCGACGACGGGAACATCGGCCGCGCGGCCGTGCGGCTGCGGGTGGCGCAGTCGGCGCTCTCGCGGCAGCTGCAGGACCTGGAGCGCGAGATCGGCGCGCGGCTGCTCGACCGGCTGTCGCGCGGCGTGCGCCTGACCGAGGCGGGGCGCGTGTTCGCGGAGCACGCACGGCGCACGCTCGACGCCGCGGACGAGGCGGTGCGAGCCGCGCGCGCCGCCGCCGACGGCGAGGCCGGCACGCTGCGGGTCGCGCCGCCCGACTTCGGCACGCGCGCCGCGCTGGCCGCCGACGCGCTCGCGCGCCTGCGCGCGCTGCGTCCGAAGCTGCAGGTGGAGCTGGTCGCCGTGCCGTGGCCGGAGCACGTCGAGCACCTGCTCGCGCGGCGTATCGACGTCGGCTTCGGCATCGCGGGCTCCACCGCGGAGTACTCCGCGGGCGTGCACGCCGACCACGTGGACGACGAGCCGCTCGCGTGGGCGCTGCTCGCCGCGCACCACCCGCTGGCGGCGCGCGAGACGCTGTCGCTCGCGGAGCTCGCCGACGTGCCGATGGTGCTCTCGGACCGCGCCGCGATCCCGGGGATGCACGACCGGATCCTCGCGGCGGTGCGCTCGGGCGGCATCGAGCCGCGCGTCGTGCCGGCGCCGCCGTCGTTCGCCTCGGTCGCGCAGCTGGTGGCGGTCGGCGCGGGATGGTGCGCGGTCGTGGACTCCGGTGCGCTCCCACCGCCGCCGGGCACCGTCGCCGTGCGCGTGCCGGAGCTCGCGGCGGCGTGCGTGCTGCAGCTCCACGTGCTGCGCCGCGCCGACGACGTGGTCGGCCCTGCCGCGACGTTCGCGGACTGCCTGCTCGCCGCGCGCGCCGGCTAG
- a CDS encoding serine hydrolase domain-containing protein, giving the protein MRPLRFLSLAVAVVASAAPRAAHAQPAVPDSVAAFVDRLAREALTANPAGGMTVGIVSDTGLVWTRSYGMADAARGRRATASTVYRIGSITKQFTALMLLQLAEAGTVRLSDPVNRYLPVIDSVRRLPPHAPPVTLVQLATMRGGLAQEPDSLERFLVGGVDEWERVLAAALRHTAYVDAPGARWEYSNIGYAALGAALAVAARRSYVAHVRDAILRPLGMTHTGFVLDSAGRAELAVGYSFEHGPMDSVTPRRELAGRGYKVPNGGLFSTVGDLARFLVFTMGKGPEAVLPRATLARQFGALAWATPDLTAGYGLGFHVMRRGSLVAIGHPGSVAGYLATAYFDPATHVGVIVLRNVDDPKFDILAFTMSVLEKATTGAPPARRP; this is encoded by the coding sequence ATGCGTCCTCTCCGCTTCCTCTCGCTCGCCGTCGCGGTCGTCGCGAGCGCTGCGCCACGCGCGGCGCATGCGCAGCCGGCCGTGCCGGACTCCGTCGCCGCGTTCGTGGACCGACTGGCACGCGAGGCGCTGACCGCGAACCCCGCCGGCGGGATGACCGTGGGCATCGTCTCGGACACGGGGCTGGTCTGGACGCGCAGCTACGGCATGGCCGACGCCGCGCGCGGGCGGCGCGCCACCGCGTCCACGGTCTACCGCATCGGCAGCATCACGAAGCAGTTCACGGCGCTGATGCTGCTGCAGCTCGCGGAGGCGGGGACCGTCCGCCTGTCCGATCCGGTCAACCGGTATCTCCCCGTCATCGACAGCGTCCGCCGTCTCCCGCCGCACGCACCGCCGGTGACGCTCGTGCAGCTCGCGACGATGCGCGGTGGGCTCGCGCAGGAGCCGGACAGCCTCGAGCGCTTCCTCGTCGGCGGCGTCGACGAGTGGGAGCGCGTGCTTGCCGCGGCGCTGCGGCACACGGCGTACGTCGACGCGCCCGGCGCGCGCTGGGAGTACTCCAACATCGGCTACGCGGCCCTCGGTGCCGCGCTCGCCGTCGCGGCCCGCCGTTCGTACGTCGCCCATGTGCGCGACGCGATCCTGCGCCCGCTCGGCATGACGCACACGGGCTTCGTGCTCGATTCCGCTGGTCGCGCCGAGCTGGCGGTCGGCTACTCGTTCGAGCACGGGCCGATGGACAGCGTCACGCCGCGCCGCGAGCTGGCTGGGCGCGGCTACAAGGTGCCGAACGGCGGGCTCTTCTCCACCGTCGGCGACCTCGCCCGCTTCCTCGTGTTCACGATGGGGAAGGGGCCCGAAGCGGTGCTCCCACGCGCGACGCTCGCGCGGCAGTTCGGCGCGCTCGCGTGGGCGACGCCGGATCTGACGGCCGGCTACGGCCTGGGCTTCCACGTGATGCGGCGCGGGTCGCTCGTCGCGATCGGGCATCCCGGATCCGTCGCCGGCTACCTCGCGACCGCGTACTTCGATCCGGCGACGCACGTCGGGGTGATCGTCCTGCGCAACGTCGACGACCCCAAGTTCGACATCCTCGCCTTCACGATGTCGGTGCTGGAGAAGGCGACGACCGGCGCACCGCCGGCCCGCCGTCCCTAG